One Helicobacter pylori genomic window, GTGAAATTAAACGCTGCCATACCAGAAGAATTGTTTGAAGCGGTAGCGATTGTCTTCGCTCAAGTGGCCAAATTAGAACAAGAACGCCAAAAACAAAAGATCATCAAACCTCTTTAAGATTTTTGTAAACCCGCTTTTAAGCCCCAAAAAGACACTCAATCAAGGACACTCAATCAAAAGACTTTAGCTATCCCTATTGAATGAGAACTAATCCTTTAAATCTTATGCTCCAAGCGCCTTAAAGTGTTATGCACATATTCTAAAAGCCACCCCAACAAGCCTAAAAAGTAAAAACCCAACCGCATGCCATAGTATTCTTTAGTTTGAATGAACATGCTAGAACACAGCACCACCACGCTAAGCCCCACAATCAAAATAAGCATGTTAGCGTATTCATACAACCCAAAAAGGCGTTTGCAATAGATTAAAACCAGTATCAATAAAATAAGAGCGAGTATAAAAAGGGAAAAATCCACGCAATCAGACACGCTTAAAAATCTAAAACTCTGTAAAGAAGAAGCAAAAACCCACACGATGCAAATATTCATAGAGGGCAAGAAAGATTGCTTCATGCTAGCCCCTAAAAAACGCCACAATAAAGTCGCTAACAGCGCAAAATAGAAAAGATAAAGCACGATTAAAGAATGTTTAACAGGAAAATTCCAAGCGTAGAAAGAAAGGCATAATATCCCTACGCAAGCGCATTTTTGGCGCGTGAGGGTGAAAGGCTTTAGAATAAGCACAAGCAGATAAATTAAAGAAACGCCTATTAACCCCAAGTAATCTAATTTGACAATGAAATCATAAACATGGTTTTCAAACAAAAAAAACAATTGCGAAAAATCATTGCTAAAATGCGAAAACAACAAAGTTTCCACATTGAACAAAAACAACAAAAAAATAATGAAGAAAAAACGACTTTATGCGTGTATATTTTTTGATAAAAATTCATCTACAACCTAATCATTGCCTAATCATTCTTGCTGAAGAAACTATCAATGCCATCAGCAATGCCCTTAGCCAAGATTTTTTGATACGGTTTGCTTTGGATGCGTTTAGATTCTATCGCATGGGAATTATAACCAATTTCTATTAAAATTGAAGGCATTAAAGCCCCGGCTAACACCCAAAAAGGCCCCTCCCTAACACCCCCATCCACCACATCAGGGTAATTTTTGCGGACACTTTGGAGCATGCCGTATTGCACATCAATCGCCAGTTTGTTAGAGACAATCAATCGCTGCGTGTTCAATGAATTTAAAAATAAACTTTTAGAAAAATAATCCATCAAATTCACATCGTCTTTATTTTCTTGCTCAGCCACTTTCCTAGCCCTTTCACTCCTTGCGGTGGATAAAAAATAAGTCTCTATGCCATGAGCGTTAGAGGTGGAGCGTTTAGGGATGGAATTGGCATGCACTGAGATGAATAAATCCGCCCCTTTTTTATTGGCTAATTCCGTGCGAACCACTAAATCAATGTAAATATCCTTATCCCTTGTCAATAAAACGCTATAGCCTCTTTTTTTAAGCTCTTTATGCAAAAACTTCACCACTTCTAAAACAATATCTTTTTCACACACTAAATTCGCGCTCATCGCCCCGCAATCTTTCCCCCCATGCCCGGCGTCTAAAACGATCTTTTTGTGTTTTTTGCGCTTGGTTTTGATGAAAGTATCATTTTTTTCTGCTATAAAGACTTGGTTCTTACTCTCATTTTCTGCTTCTTTTTTAGGAATTTCTTTTTTAGGAATTTCTTTTTTAGGAATTTCTTTTTTAGGAATTTCTTTTTTAGCGTTCCTTTCGTTCAATGGAGGATGCACATGTTTTGAATGCGCATGCTTAGTTGGCGTTTTTTCTTTAGTATCTTTAGACTTTTTAGCCTCTTTTTTAATGGGTTTAGGGGTGGGTTTTGGCGTTGTGTGTTTGAGTGCATGGTGTTTGGGTGGTTTTAGTGCCATTTGATGCCTAATTAAGGGCTTTTTCTCCACGATAGAAACATAGAGTTTGTCTTTAAGGATTTTAATCTCATAAGTCATCTTAGGAGCATAGCCGATAACCACTCGCGCTAATTTAGGGCTGAATTGCGCGATCGTGATGAAAGATTGCTTGGAAAATTGGTAATGCTTTTTAGGAATGGTTAAAACGGCTTCTAATTCCAAATAACTCTTAAAATTTTTGAGCGGAACTTCTTTGAATTTTTTAATCTCTTGATTGAACAGAATTTTAACGCTGCTAGAGCCAAAAGGCACAATGTTGGTAATTTTAAGGGTTGTAGCATAAGCAAAATGCAACCACAAAAGACATGCAACAACCCCTAACCTCACAAGCACTACAAATTAACCCTCTGTAAGCTCTTTGATCAATTCATGCACGCTGATAATCTTATCCACTCTATAGCCATTAGCCCCGGTGAAATAAAGCCCCTCTTCTCTGTTCCCTAAATAACTGCGCCCCAAACCATCAGCGATACAATAGCCCACCTTTTTAGCCTCTTCACCTCTGTTACAAGGCGCTACACAATTGCTCACGCATGCGATTTTGGGCGCATTACCCTCTTCAATACGCTTGATCACTCCCGTATTAATAGCCCTAGCCGGATAGCCTACAGGCGATTTAATGAGTAAAATATCTTCTTTTTTGAGCGTGGGCAAAAGATCGGCATACGCTTTAGCATCGCATTCTTTCGTGCCTAAAAAACGAGTCGCCATTTGCACCCCACTCGCTCCAAGACTCAACATGGTGTCTATATCCTTCCTATCCCAAATCCCCCCAGCAGCGATGATAGGGATATTCCCCCATTCTTTAGAAGCTTCCACGACTTTAGGCACTAAGTTTTCTAATCGGAATTCTTCTTTGAAACAATCTTCGTATTTAAAGCCCTGATGCCCCCCACTCAAAGGCCCTTCCACAATGAATGCGTCCGGGATTCTTTTATAGCGATCGCTCCATCTTTTACAAAGGATTTTTAAAGCCTTCGCTGAAGAAATAATAGGGATGAGCGCCACATCGCTAAAATCCTTAGCGAATTCAGGCATGTTAGTGGGCAAACCAGCCCCTGTAATAATGATGTTCGCTCCCGCTTCACAAGAGTCCCTTAAAACACGGCCATAGTCATTGATAGCGTATAAAATATTCGCTCCTAAAGGGTTGTTCCCGCAAATTTTCCTAGCGTTTGCAAAAATCTCATTCAACGCTTTTTTGGAGTAAAAATTCAAGGCTTCAAAGGGTTTTTTAGCCACAATCCTTTCTACAAAACGCATGTTTTTATAATAACCAGTCCCTACGGCTGAAATCACTCCTAAAGCCCCTTCTTTGGCAACATTTCCAGCTAGTTCATCCCAGCTAATCCCCACACCCATGCCCCCTTGAAAAATAGGGAATTTTATGGTGTGCTTACCGATTTTTAGCGGTTTGAGTGTTGATACCATAGCTCTTTCCTTAATATTAGTTGATATTTAATTTCATAAATCTTTTCTTACCAAGCTGTATAACATAATTTCCTTTAATAAAACGATAACTCTCATTTTTTACCACTTCTTGATTAATCTTTACCCCTCCCCCTTGAATATCGCGCCTGGCTTGTGAAGTGGATGGGCAAAAGCCAATCTGTTTTAAAACATCTAAAATCCCCACCCCCTCATCAAAATCGCTCTCTGATAAAATTTCAGGCAAAAGGTTTGCGCCAAACACTTTAGAAAATTGCTCTTTAGCCTTGATGGCTTGATCATTGTCATAATAACGAGCCACGATTTCACCAGCGAGATCTTCTTTAACGGCTTTAGGGTGCAAGGTTTGATTTAAAATACCATGTTTTAAGTCTTCAATTTCTTCTAAAGTCTTAGCGCTCAAAAGGGTGTAATAGCGCCACATGAGATCATCGCTCACGCTCATGATCTTCCCAAACATCGCATTAGGCTCTTCAGTGATCCCCACATAATTCCCCAAGCTTTTACTCATTTTTTGCACCCCATCAAGCCCCTCTAATAAAGGCATGGTGATGACAGACTGCTCTTTATTCAAGCCATAAGCCCGTTGCAAAAAGCGCCCCACCAGCAAATTAAACTTTTGATCATTGCCCCCAAGCTCAATATCCGCATCCATCGCCACTGAATCATAGCCTTGCAACAAAGGGTATAAAAATTCCACGATGCTAATGGGGCGATTTTCTTTATAGCGTTTGGTGAAATCGTCCCTTTCTAGCATTCTAGCGACTGAAAACTTCGCGCACAATTCTATCATGCCTTTTGCGCCTAAAGCATCAAGCCAAGTGGAATTAAAGCACACTTCGGTGTGTTTTTCATCTAAAATTTTATAGATTTGCTCTTCATAAGTCTTAGCGTTTTCTAAGACTTGCTCCCGGTTTAAGGGCTTTCTCGTTTCATTTTTCCCTGTAGGATCGCCTATCATAGCGGTAAAATCCCCAATCAAAAACTTAACCCTAGCCCCATATTGCTGCAATAAAGCCAGTTTTTGGATCAATACCGTATGCCCTAAATGCAAATCTGGAGCGGTAGGATCAAACCCGGCTTTAACGATAAAGCGTTCATTGGTTTCGTAATATTTTCTCACCAGCTTTTCAATATATTCTAATCCAATGATTTCATTAGCGCCTCTAGCGATTTCTTTTAAGGCGATACTGATTTTTTGTTCCATGTTCATTCCTTAATTAGGGCTTATTGTAATTCATAAGCATCATCCAGACTGGATAATTCTACAATCCTATCTTGATATTTGCGATTGATTAAGGCTCTGATCCAATCCGCCTTATCCGTAGCTATTTCAAAACTCACTTCACAATGGCTAGAATACTTGTCTTTATAGCCTAAGTAAGACACGCCCACAATATTGCATCCATTCCTGTTTAAAAAAGTTAATAAACCCGCTAAAACCGACTTTTTTTCGCCTAAATAAAACATCATTTTATAAATCGTTCGATCCCGCTTGTGCCATTCTATATAGACCATCGGCACTTTAGCATCCACTTCCGCCATCGCTTTTTTGCAAAATTTATGGTGCGCAATCGCTTTTGGATCTTTTAAATCCGTTACAATCGCAATGATTTCATCGCCATATTTAGGATAACAACAATCATTCAACAACACCTGCTTGATCTCTAAAGCGTTGCTTGAACAAACGCTAAAATGTTCTAATTCCTTACACTGCCACTGCCGGTTTGGGGTTAAAAAATTCAAAACATTGGTTTTAAAACCCAAATACCTTAAACCTCGAGTCCATAAACTCATCTCTTGGTATTCCAAAATCGCATCTTCTTTTAAAGAAAACACCTTATTTTCAATTTCTTCAGTGAGTTTGGCTAAATTTTCAAAGCTTTTCATCGCTTCTGTTAAGGTGGTTTCCACCCCACAATCTGTTAATCTTTCTTCAAAGTTTTTATAATCTTTCAAATCCACATCTTCAAAAACAGAACGCCCAAAAAAAGTCGCTAAGATATTGATCATGCTCTTAGTGTCAATTTCTTTCAAGCGGTTTCTTCTTTGGATGCGCAAATGGTTTTTAGCCTTAGAAGTTTTAAGCTGATCCATCCAAATGAAACGAGGTATTACTTTATCGCCTTTAACGATTTTAACCACATCCCCACTCCTTAATTCTTGATTGAGTAAGGCTTTTTTACTATTGATATAAGCGTCTGTGGCTTTATCGCCTAAATCGCTATGCACCATGTAAGCAAAATCTAAAGCAATCGCTCCTACCGGTAAGGTGTAAGTGTCCCCATGGGGCGAAAAAACGACAATGTCTTCACGATACAAATCGTTCTTAGCGAGTTCGTAAAATTCCTTAGGGTCGTTTTTCAAATCGCTGTCATGGTATTTAAAATTTTGCAACCATCTCATACCCTCATGATGATCGTCATTATCCACGCCCCCAGCTTTATACTTCCAGTGGGCTGAATTACCATACTCCGCCCCCATATGCATATCAAAGGTGCGAATCTGCACTTCATAAACAGAAGATTCATCAAAAATGGTTGTGTGTATCGTCTTATAGCCATTTTCTTTGGGCAAAGCGATGTAATCTTTAAAACGAGAAACAATGGGTTTGAAATTCAAATGGATAATCCCTAAAACTTTATAGCAATCAATCGGGTTTTTCAATAAAATCCTAATGGCTAACAAGTCCAAAATTTCATCAATATTAACCGCGCCCTTTCGTTGCATCTTAAGATAGATAGAATAGGGGCGTTTCACCCTTGTAACGAGTTTAAAATCCGAATGGCTAAACCCGCTATCAAAAAGTTTTTTTTCTAACTTGCTCGCAAAAGCGTTGAGTTTTAAGAGTAAAGACTGCTTGTTTTTGTGCAAATATTCCTTGATATTTTTATACTCTTCTGGATAAATATAATAAAAGCTCTTGTCTTCTAATTCATTTTTGATTGAAGACATGCCCAATCGGCTCGCTATGGGGGCATACACCGCTAGAGTTTCTTTAGAAATACGCACTTGCTTGTCATGAGGCAAGGCGTCTAAGGTGAGCATGTTGTGCAACCTGTCGCTAATCTTTACCACTAAGGCTCTTGGATCTTGTATCGCGCTAATTAGGATCTTTCTAAAAGTGAGCGCTGAAACCACCATTCTGGGATCTTGAGTGCTCACTCCTAACTCTTCTTTCCTGATTTCAGTGATTTTAGTGAGCGCATCCACTAAATTAGCCACATCTTGCCCAAATTCTCGCTCAATCGTTTCAATCTTACAGGGCGTGTCTTCTACCACATCATGCAAAAGCGCCGCGCACACCATCGCTTCATCGCCCCCACAAAACGCTACCAAGCTTGCCACACAAATAGGATGGACAATATAAGGCTCGCCGCTTTTTCTGTATTGCCCCTTATGGCTTTTGGCCGCTAAATTTAGGGCGTTTTCAATTTTGGGCGTGAAATCAATTAAAGTCCTTAAGATTTCAATGCCACCCTTTGGGGTCGTAACTTTTTTGATAACATCCAAAATCCGTAAGAATCCGATATCAACGGATTTATCAATTTCGTTCATCTATCCTGTCTATATCAATTTTCCCTTCAGCGATTTCTCTAATGGCAATATCCACTAATTTATGGCGTTTAGGGTCCATATTCACTAAAGTTTTGGCTCCGGCGTTTAATTGCTTCACCCGAGCGAAAACTAAATTATCTAGCATGTAGCGGTCGTTCCCAATATTTTTTAAGGCTTGAGCGACTAAACTCTCTGTTCTCTCTTTTTTCAAAATTGATCCTTTTATTTTGAGCTCTATCCAATTTTAAAGGGCTTATTTTACCATAGAAAACACGCCTTGTTGGTGCTTGATCACTTGCAATAAATTCCCTTTTTTGAACATGTTACACACCACAATGGGGAGCTTATTGTCTTTAGCTAAAGAAATAGCGGTATCGTCCATCACTTCAATATCCCCTATCAAGGCATCGTTATAGCTTAAAGTGTCTAATTTCTTAGCGTCTTTAAACTTGTTAGGGTCTTTATCGTAAATGCCATCCACTTTAGTCGCTTTAATGATTAAATCCGATCCAATTTCAATCGCTCTTAAAGTGGCCGCCGTATCCGTAGTGAAAAACGGGTTTCCCGTGCCAGCGCCAAAAATCACCACCCTACCCTTTTCTAAATGCCTGATCGCTTTTCTGTAAATGTAACTTTCACAAATCTCTTTGATTTCAATCGCGCTTTGCACTCTTGTGTCTAAGCCGATATGCTCCAAAGCTTCTTGCATCGCTACCGCATTAATCACGGTGGCTAACATGCCCATATAATCCCCACTGGTGCGCCTAATAATCCCCCCTTGAGCCGCGCTAACCCCCCTAATGATATTGCCTCCACCAATCACAATACCCACTTCAATATCGTTTTCCACTAAACTTTTGATCTCTTTAGCGATGTGATCTAACACATGAATGTCAATCCCAAACTGGTTGTCCCCAGCTAACGCTTCCCCAGAAAATTTCACCAAAACCCGCTTGTTTTTTATTTTTGCTTGCATGATCCCTTCTTAATTAATTAATAAAATTTTAATAAAACTTGTGATTGTAACCTAATCTTGCTTAAAAACACTTTCTTGGGTTTTTTAAGCCCCT contains:
- a CDS encoding N-acetylmuramoyl-L-alanine amidase family protein, which codes for MLVRLGVVACLLWLHFAYATTLKITNIVPFGSSSVKILFNQEIKKFKEVPLKNFKSYLELEAVLTIPKKHYQFSKQSFITIAQFSPKLARVVIGYAPKMTYEIKILKDKLYVSIVEKKPLIRHQMALKPPKHHALKHTTPKPTPKPIKKEAKKSKDTKEKTPTKHAHSKHVHPPLNERNAKKEIPKKEIPKKEIPKKEIPKKEAENESKNQVFIAEKNDTFIKTKRKKHKKIVLDAGHGGKDCGAMSANLVCEKDIVLEVVKFLHKELKKRGYSVLLTRDKDIYIDLVVRTELANKKGADLFISVHANSIPKRSTSNAHGIETYFLSTARSERARKVAEQENKDDVNLMDYFSKSLFLNSLNTQRLIVSNKLAIDVQYGMLQSVRKNYPDVVDGGVREGPFWVLAGALMPSILIEIGYNSHAIESKRIQSKPYQKILAKGIADGIDSFFSKND
- the fabX gene encoding decanoate oxidase/trans-2-decenoyl-[acyl-carrier protein] isomerase FabX, which codes for MVSTLKPLKIGKHTIKFPIFQGGMGVGISWDELAGNVAKEGALGVISAVGTGYYKNMRFVERIVAKKPFEALNFYSKKALNEIFANARKICGNNPLGANILYAINDYGRVLRDSCEAGANIIITGAGLPTNMPEFAKDFSDVALIPIISSAKALKILCKRWSDRYKRIPDAFIVEGPLSGGHQGFKYEDCFKEEFRLENLVPKVVEASKEWGNIPIIAAGGIWDRKDIDTMLSLGASGVQMATRFLGTKECDAKAYADLLPTLKKEDILLIKSPVGYPARAINTGVIKRIEEGNAPKIACVSNCVAPCNRGEEAKKVGYCIADGLGRSYLGNREEGLYFTGANGYRVDKIISVHELIKELTEG
- the tyrS gene encoding tyrosine--tRNA ligase — translated: MEQKISIALKEIARGANEIIGLEYIEKLVRKYYETNERFIVKAGFDPTAPDLHLGHTVLIQKLALLQQYGARVKFLIGDFTAMIGDPTGKNETRKPLNREQVLENAKTYEEQIYKILDEKHTEVCFNSTWLDALGAKGMIELCAKFSVARMLERDDFTKRYKENRPISIVEFLYPLLQGYDSVAMDADIELGGNDQKFNLLVGRFLQRAYGLNKEQSVITMPLLEGLDGVQKMSKSLGNYVGITEEPNAMFGKIMSVSDDLMWRYYTLLSAKTLEEIEDLKHGILNQTLHPKAVKEDLAGEIVARYYDNDQAIKAKEQFSKVFGANLLPEILSESDFDEGVGILDVLKQIGFCPSTSQARRDIQGGGVKINQEVVKNESYRFIKGNYVIQLGKKRFMKLNIN
- a CDS encoding RelA/SpoT family protein, coding for MNEIDKSVDIGFLRILDVIKKVTTPKGGIEILRTLIDFTPKIENALNLAAKSHKGQYRKSGEPYIVHPICVASLVAFCGGDEAMVCAALLHDVVEDTPCKIETIEREFGQDVANLVDALTKITEIRKEELGVSTQDPRMVVSALTFRKILISAIQDPRALVVKISDRLHNMLTLDALPHDKQVRISKETLAVYAPIASRLGMSSIKNELEDKSFYYIYPEEYKNIKEYLHKNKQSLLLKLNAFASKLEKKLFDSGFSHSDFKLVTRVKRPYSIYLKMQRKGAVNIDEILDLLAIRILLKNPIDCYKVLGIIHLNFKPIVSRFKDYIALPKENGYKTIHTTIFDESSVYEVQIRTFDMHMGAEYGNSAHWKYKAGGVDNDDHHEGMRWLQNFKYHDSDLKNDPKEFYELAKNDLYREDIVVFSPHGDTYTLPVGAIALDFAYMVHSDLGDKATDAYINSKKALLNQELRSGDVVKIVKGDKVIPRFIWMDQLKTSKAKNHLRIQRRNRLKEIDTKSMINILATFFGRSVFEDVDLKDYKNFEERLTDCGVETTLTEAMKSFENLAKLTEEIENKVFSLKEDAILEYQEMSLWTRGLRYLGFKTNVLNFLTPNRQWQCKELEHFSVCSSNALEIKQVLLNDCCYPKYGDEIIAIVTDLKDPKAIAHHKFCKKAMAEVDAKVPMVYIEWHKRDRTIYKMMFYLGEKKSVLAGLLTFLNRNGCNIVGVSYLGYKDKYSSHCEVSFEIATDKADWIRALINRKYQDRIVELSSLDDAYELQ
- a CDS encoding DNA-directed RNA polymerase subunit omega, with translation MKKERTESLVAQALKNIGNDRYMLDNLVFARVKQLNAGAKTLVNMDPKRHKLVDIAIREIAEGKIDIDRIDERN
- the pyrH gene encoding UMP kinase — encoded protein: MQAKIKNKRVLVKFSGEALAGDNQFGIDIHVLDHIAKEIKSLVENDIEVGIVIGGGNIIRGVSAAQGGIIRRTSGDYMGMLATVINAVAMQEALEHIGLDTRVQSAIEIKEICESYIYRKAIRHLEKGRVVIFGAGTGNPFFTTDTAATLRAIEIGSDLIIKATKVDGIYDKDPNKFKDAKKLDTLSYNDALIGDIEVMDDTAISLAKDNKLPIVVCNMFKKGNLLQVIKHQQGVFSMVK